DNA from Leptospira bandrabouensis:
GCAGATTCGAAATACGTTCAGTTGTTGCAGACTCGTTCCTATCCTTGGAGCCATATCGTCGGTAAGGAGATTTTTTTAAAAGTCCTTCCTGTTGCACTCATTCTTCTTGTCCTGGATTTTGGATCTTTGTTGTCGGGCGCCATGGTGGTAGAAGAAATTTTCTTTTTTCCTGGAATTGGAAAAACATTATACTATTCGATTAAATCAATGGATACAAAGTTATTAGCAACGTTACTGATGTATTCAGGGATTTTATTTTATGTTCTGAACAGGATAGGTTTTTACCTTCAGCGATTTTTTTCCGGTGGGGTTTGAAGATGAAAATTCATACCTTGATAAGATTTTCTTTTTTTTGTTTGGTTCTTGGTGGTGTGATACTTCTGTCCGCACCTACAAATGTAGATTTGACAAATAATAATTTACCAATGTTTTCAAAGGGATTTTTTGCTGGCACGGATCGATTGGGTCGTGACAACTTAGCTCTGTTTTGTTATGGATCTTTATCCACCATTGTGCTTGTAGTGCCTGCTCGCATTTTAACGATCATTGTTTCTTTTGTTTTGTCTGCGTTTTCGTTATTCTTTCCTAAAAAATCGGATTGGATTCTTTCTGGGATTGTTTCTGTATCCCTTGCGATTCCTTCTCTTCTGTCTGCTTTGGTTGTGATTAGTTTGTTGCCTGACAATCCATTTGCAATTTTTATTGCTATCTTGGTTTCAGATTGTGCATTGTCATATGAAACGCTTACTGCAAAGATTCGCGAAATCAAACAAAGTTCGTATTTATCGGCATCCCTTTGTATGGGTGCCAAACCTTACCAACTTATTTTTTTGCATTATCTTCCTGCTCTTCGTGATATGTTCGGATTTTTGTTTTTTTCCGGATTACCAGGGGTAGTAATGACTACTGCTTTGTTTTCCTATTTAGGAATCCAAACATCAATAGGCGAAACAGGTCCTGGACTCGGGGAACAGATCTCATTTTCGAAAGATTATTTTGATAAGTCACCCGTTTCCGTTTTGCTTCCGATCGTTGCCATTTTAACTTTGGTGTATTCTTTGGGATCTAACCAGAAAAAGAATGAAACATAAAATTTCCGCATTACTCATCATCCTTGGTCTTGTATGCAATGTTCTACCATTGTATTCGATTGATGATTATTATAATTTTCCGAAACAAAGTTACAAAGGAAGTGTGACTTATGAATCCTCTCGGAATCTGTGTTTGTTTTCATTTGCTGCTACAAGTTCAGATCCCACCAAGGAATATCTCTCTAAAGGAATTCCTTCTGTTTTACTTTCGGAACTTCGCAGTTTAGAATATACCTATGTGGAATACCCAAAGGCAAATATAATTTATCATTCGTTTGGTGAGGCTCCTACATCAACTCTGCAAGAAAGGATAGATGCAGAGTCTCCAAATGTGAAAAGAAAAAAGAGAGAAATCAATGATGAGAAAGATCTGCAGGATTTGCGATCTGGTAAAAAACAACTGGCTCCTGAGAAAGATCCGCGTTATGTAAAGGTTACAATTAGGCAACTCTGGGATAGAAAACCTCCTAAACCCGATGAATCTTTTGGTTTGGCCACAAAATTAAATTGTGATTACATGATTACTGGATCTTTCGAAGTTAAAGATTCAGAACTTGTCACTAAAGTTTTTTTATATGATGACTTTGAAGGAAAAACAATTCCTTTTGAACATAAAACTTCCTTAACACGTGCTTACCAAGAAATGGGCCCACTGGGAGAATCGATTCGAGAAAAATTACAAGGTAAAGACACAACTTCTGTTGAAGTCTCTGCTTCAGGAGAAGAAGGTGCACTTGTTTATTTAGATGGAATTTATTTAGGAAAAACACCTTTAACTGGAAAAAAGTTTCCCGTTGGAAAAAGATCCTTATTTGTTTTCAAGGAAGGG
Protein-coding regions in this window:
- a CDS encoding PEGA domain-containing protein; the protein is MKHKISALLIILGLVCNVLPLYSIDDYYNFPKQSYKGSVTYESSRNLCLFSFAATSSDPTKEYLSKGIPSVLLSELRSLEYTYVEYPKANIIYHSFGEAPTSTLQERIDAESPNVKRKKREINDEKDLQDLRSGKKQLAPEKDPRYVKVTIRQLWDRKPPKPDESFGLATKLNCDYMITGSFEVKDSELVTKVFLYDDFEGKTIPFEHKTSLTRAYQEMGPLGESIREKLQGKDTTSVEVSASGEEGALVYLDGIYLGKTPLTGKKFPVGKRSLFVFKEGFHPYKQDVQLEKGKIFQFEVKLSLKLSNSFISVTSNVESDVYLGIQYLGKTPLHHIPIPSGLNRLRISKEGYIDSFRAVDAVDNEEVNFNVEMREGNTEVYYKNKQNVFLDHTYKDFATYSLYGSLLFYASYVYLNYASRQAYSAARSQVTLVNAGAISSFYGNNPNEFFFWYGVQNSIIDDAESKGKNLKRVAGTLPMENRKDRQLVAGPMVIMMGLMLVSVATFYILGLDEETVEFGYLPLNPSAVSYGQNAREGYSYMQFNMRY
- a CDS encoding ABC transporter permease subunit, producing MKIHTLIRFSFFCLVLGGVILLSAPTNVDLTNNNLPMFSKGFFAGTDRLGRDNLALFCYGSLSTIVLVVPARILTIIVSFVLSAFSLFFPKKSDWILSGIVSVSLAIPSLLSALVVISLLPDNPFAIFIAILVSDCALSYETLTAKIREIKQSSYLSASLCMGAKPYQLIFLHYLPALRDMFGFLFFSGLPGVVMTTALFSYLGIQTSIGETGPGLGEQISFSKDYFDKSPVSVLLPIVAILTLVYSLGSNQKKNET